Proteins co-encoded in one Nonlabens agnitus genomic window:
- a CDS encoding glycosyltransferase family 4 protein yields MLTIRHHLVVQMQTRVLYIGNQLASKNRTATTIDTLSDLLRKQGYQVKTASSVKNQWLRGLHMAWVTLLNRNWAQFVLIDTYSTRNFWYAISIGYICRWLNIKYIPILHGGNLPARLKTNPKVFHHFLSNAHRVVSPSDYLKFAFEERSDEEVHAEHLTGQAGSRSTKANFKKITVIQNSLELENYDFNKRSRVQPKLLWVRSFAEIYNPMMALKVLERLLEQLPNACLTMVGPDKDGSLQRCEQYALEKGLPVHFTGLLSKTEWIALSREHDIFINTSHFDNMPVSILEAMALGLPVISTNVGGIPILIQNESNGLLVDDDDVIRMVESIISLTKNQELANRLSTNAYILVGKFSWDTIKNSWNELLRS; encoded by the coding sequence ATGCTTACCATACGGCATCACCTAGTGGTACAGATGCAGACTAGGGTTCTATACATAGGCAATCAGCTTGCCAGTAAGAATAGAACAGCCACCACCATTGATACGCTTAGCGATCTTCTACGCAAGCAGGGCTATCAGGTAAAAACAGCTTCTTCCGTCAAAAACCAATGGTTACGTGGGCTTCACATGGCCTGGGTCACGCTACTTAATAGGAACTGGGCGCAGTTCGTTCTCATAGATACCTACAGTACTCGTAATTTCTGGTATGCGATATCCATTGGATACATTTGCCGTTGGTTGAATATCAAATATATTCCCATTCTCCACGGTGGTAATTTGCCAGCAAGGCTCAAAACCAACCCTAAAGTATTTCATCATTTTTTAAGCAATGCACACCGAGTGGTAAGTCCTAGTGATTATTTGAAATTCGCTTTCGAGGAGCGCAGCGACGAAGAAGTTCATGCTGAGCACCTGACTGGACAGGCAGGTAGTCGAAGCACGAAAGCAAACTTTAAAAAAATCACAGTAATCCAAAATAGCTTAGAGCTTGAAAATTATGATTTTAACAAGCGATCACGCGTCCAGCCTAAGCTGCTCTGGGTAAGATCCTTTGCGGAGATCTATAATCCCATGATGGCTTTGAAGGTGCTGGAGCGATTACTGGAACAGTTGCCCAATGCCTGCCTCACCATGGTGGGACCCGACAAAGATGGATCTTTGCAACGCTGTGAACAGTACGCATTGGAAAAGGGTCTACCGGTTCATTTTACGGGACTATTATCAAAAACGGAATGGATCGCTCTAAGTCGTGAGCACGACATCTTCATTAATACATCACACTTTGACAATATGCCGGTCAGTATATTGGAAGCCATGGCTCTGGGATTGCCTGTGATTTCTACAAACGTGGGTGGCATTCCAATACTCATCCAAAATGAGTCTAATGGTTTGCTAGTAGATGATGATGATGTTATTAGAATGGTAGAATCCATAATATCACTTACCAAAAATCAAGAATTAGCAAATAGATTATCGACGAACGCATATATTCTTGTAGGTAAATTCTCATGGGATACGATCAAAAATTCATGGAATGAACTGTTAAGATCTTAA
- a CDS encoding sugar transferase, with the protein MANSSSIHFEISERKVLLRVIDVCVILFSLHLVGYFFDMNYFMINLDQWLGSVILCIYILFFATVFELYDLQKASRITSTLQGVFYTGILTSLAYLLTPFLTPVLPDNRLQIFYFTATVLISLMSWRSIYVKLFASSRFNKKIIIVADAVDALEISSQLQSADPNYTIIGYINTDRSIDMGYDDRITVLTVAEAEEKIRKENVREIVIASMNSAGITTQIYTWLIQLVENGFSVREYSQVYEEMTDRVPVNFVGKDFYRYFPFARSNQNRLYQVYHRCFDIVISVIGLIGFVVILPLVLFGNLLANRGPLFYSQTRIGRNRKEFEILKFRTMITNAEVDGAQFTVKKDSRVTAFGKLLRKTRLDEIPQFFNILQGDMSVIGPRPERPVFVKKLTEKIPFYETRHVVKPGLTGWAQVKASYGESYDDHLKKLQYDLYYIKKRSIFLDIRILVKTLSTVIFLKGQ; encoded by the coding sequence ATGGCAAATTCTAGTTCCATACATTTTGAGATTTCAGAACGCAAAGTATTGTTGCGCGTTATTGATGTGTGCGTAATTCTGTTTTCTCTTCATTTAGTGGGTTATTTTTTTGACATGAATTATTTCATGATCAACCTTGATCAATGGCTGGGGTCTGTAATTCTCTGTATCTACATTCTCTTTTTTGCAACAGTTTTTGAATTATACGACCTACAGAAGGCCAGCCGAATCACCAGCACTTTACAAGGTGTTTTTTATACAGGAATTCTCACCTCTCTTGCATATTTATTGACTCCATTTCTTACACCGGTATTACCAGATAATAGATTGCAAATATTTTATTTTACCGCCACGGTTCTCATATCGCTTATGAGCTGGCGATCGATTTATGTGAAGCTGTTTGCAAGTTCTAGATTTAATAAGAAAATCATCATCGTGGCAGATGCGGTGGATGCCTTGGAAATCTCCAGTCAACTGCAGTCAGCAGATCCTAACTACACCATTATAGGCTACATCAATACAGATCGTAGCATCGATATGGGATATGATGACAGGATTACGGTATTGACCGTAGCTGAAGCAGAAGAAAAAATAAGAAAGGAAAATGTGCGTGAGATTGTCATTGCCAGTATGAATTCGGCTGGTATTACTACACAAATCTACACGTGGCTCATACAGTTGGTGGAAAACGGCTTTTCAGTTAGGGAATACTCACAGGTTTACGAAGAGATGACAGATCGTGTTCCCGTCAATTTTGTGGGTAAGGATTTTTATAGGTATTTCCCATTTGCAAGAAGCAATCAAAATAGACTCTATCAGGTCTACCACCGCTGTTTTGACATCGTCATTAGCGTCATAGGCCTCATCGGTTTTGTGGTGATTTTACCTTTGGTGCTGTTTGGAAATTTGCTGGCAAATCGTGGCCCACTTTTTTACTCACAAACCAGAATTGGTCGTAATCGTAAGGAGTTTGAAATTTTAAAATTCCGCACGATGATCACTAATGCAGAGGTCGACGGTGCGCAGTTCACCGTCAAGAAAGATAGCAGGGTTACAGCATTTGGTAAGCTATTGCGCAAGACACGCTTAGATGAGATCCCTCAATTTTTCAATATCCTACAAGGAGACATGAGCGTCATCGGGCCGCGACCAGAAAGACCTGTTTTTGTCAAAAAGCTTACGGAGAAGATACCGTTTTATGAAACCAGACATGTCGTAAAGCCAGGATTAACCGGTTGGGCACAAGTAAAAGCTAGTTATGGGGAAAGCTATGATGACCATCTTAAAAAACTACAGTACGATCTGTACTACATCAAAAAACGCAGCATTTTCCTAGATATCAGGATTTTAGTAAAAACGCTTAGTACCGTTATTTTCTTAAAAGGTCAATAG